From a region of the Mycobacterium sp. SMC-8 genome:
- a CDS encoding cadmium resistance transporter: MILSSVLPAIGLFIVTNIDDIIVLSLFFARGAGQRGTTSRITAGQYLGFAGILGAAVLVTLGAGAFLPPDVIPFFGLIPLALGLKAAWQAWRGNGDDDGDAKVAGKTVSVWAVAGVTFANGGDNVGVYVPVFLSVGHAAVVAYCVVFLLLVGVLVVIARYVATRRPIAEILERWEHILFPIVLIGLGIVILIGGLAF; encoded by the coding sequence ATGATCCTGTCGTCGGTTCTGCCCGCGATCGGGCTGTTCATCGTCACCAACATCGACGACATCATCGTGCTTTCACTGTTCTTCGCCCGCGGCGCAGGACAACGCGGGACCACCTCCCGGATCACCGCCGGCCAATACCTGGGATTCGCTGGAATTCTCGGCGCCGCCGTCCTCGTGACCCTAGGTGCGGGCGCATTCCTGCCGCCCGACGTCATCCCGTTCTTCGGACTCATCCCCCTCGCCCTGGGACTGAAGGCGGCTTGGCAAGCCTGGCGCGGAAACGGTGACGATGATGGTGACGCGAAGGTTGCGGGCAAGACCGTCAGCGTCTGGGCGGTCGCTGGCGTGACCTTCGCCAACGGCGGCGACAACGTCGGCGTCTACGTCCCGGTCTTCCTCAGCGTCGGACACGCAGCCGTCGTGGCCTACTGCGTCGTCTTCCTTCTTCTCGTCGGGGTGCTGGTGGTCATCGCCAGATATGTTGCCACCCGCCGCCCGATCGCGGAGATCCTCGAACGATGGGAACACATCCTGTTCCCGATTGTTCTGATCGGACTGGGTATTGTCATCCTGATCGGCGGCCTAGCTTTCTAG
- a CDS encoding DUF6431 domain-containing protein: protein MIVARTGELAEKLLAAGELRCPRCRDGQLTSWGYGRRRSVRDHDGTTITVRPRRTRCRSCSSTHIVMPAALQPRHADTTAVIGTALLHKANGLGHRRIAATMGRPVSTVRRWLRRLPPEHLDRLARDGTEQLLALVSVLI from the coding sequence GTGATCGTCGCGCGCACCGGCGAACTGGCCGAGAAACTGCTCGCCGCCGGCGAACTCCGCTGCCCGCGGTGCCGCGACGGCCAGCTGACTTCTTGGGGCTACGGCAGGCGGCGCTCCGTGCGCGATCACGACGGGACCACGATCACGGTGCGCCCCCGCCGCACGCGATGCCGGTCCTGCTCGTCAACGCATATCGTGATGCCCGCCGCTCTGCAGCCACGCCATGCCGACACCACCGCAGTGATTGGAACAGCATTGCTGCACAAAGCAAATGGACTCGGACACCGGCGTATCGCGGCGACCATGGGGCGGCCGGTGTCCACCGTGCGCCGCTGGCTTCGCCGACTACCGCCAGAGCACCTGGACCGTCTCGCACGCGACGGGACCGAGCAGCTGCTCGCCCTGGTGTCCGTTCTCATTTGA
- a CDS encoding Mu transposase C-terminal domain-containing protein: protein MVLADSTLEVLAGSRPVLWSVEALEGVPEEVADRARWWEQHIVEVLTGRRPESPPGQPIRPEFDPAVRSLRQRELTKLEELRAAGHDLALITLQRQRSRYEAKGLLGLVDGRYLAKRPVLGRVDERVVAVVRRLIDNETELSTGTVSRLQRKLEKALLAEYGPDDAPKAPSQATFYRLVKRLEEGKHTFGSARTRRSLAKQPDGPFGTVTAARPGEMVEIDSTPLDVRVVLDDGVVDRVELTAMVDNVTRSIPAAVLRPTTKAVDAALLLAKALTPEPMRPGWSDALRLSRSVLPHRRLTDIDQRLADAAARPVIAPETIVCDHGKAFLSKTFEQACCSLGINLQPAHPDQPTDKPKVERTLQSVGTLFAQYVAGYVGSSVERRGKNADQDAVWSLVELQALLDEWLVAVWQNRPHDGLRDPVTPGKALTPNEKFAALVEVAGYVPVPLSADAYIELLPATWRTIGSAGIRVNHRTYDARALNPYRRVDSGVRSRNGRWEVHYDPYDVSQIWVRNHHDDGWITATWTHMRTAAVPFGDTVWKQAQAIVAERGADPVTEAEIAAAADALLDRAERGPDTQQDPPAARRAAARARSIPEPSWPHPSVEGTNQNQEPSEVSTDRPANSDDDDLADVIPLPVFDARKEAEQWHW from the coding sequence TGAGGTATTGACCGGGCGCCGACCCGAAAGTCCGCCTGGGCAGCCAATCCGGCCAGAGTTCGATCCGGCGGTCCGATCCCTTCGCCAGAGGGAGCTGACCAAGCTTGAGGAGCTTCGAGCAGCCGGTCACGATCTGGCGTTGATCACCCTGCAGCGTCAGCGATCTCGCTACGAGGCCAAAGGTCTTCTGGGATTGGTGGACGGCCGCTATCTCGCCAAACGTCCAGTGTTGGGCCGTGTCGATGAGCGTGTCGTTGCCGTGGTCCGGCGTCTGATCGACAACGAAACTGAGCTATCAACCGGCACGGTGAGCAGACTTCAGCGCAAGCTGGAGAAGGCGCTGTTGGCCGAATACGGTCCCGACGACGCCCCGAAGGCCCCGTCACAGGCGACCTTCTACCGGCTCGTCAAACGCCTGGAGGAAGGCAAACACACCTTCGGTTCCGCCCGTACTCGCAGGTCATTGGCCAAGCAACCCGACGGCCCCTTCGGCACGGTAACCGCGGCCCGTCCCGGTGAAATGGTGGAAATCGACTCCACCCCGCTGGACGTGCGGGTGGTCCTTGACGACGGTGTAGTCGATCGGGTGGAGCTGACCGCCATGGTCGACAACGTCACCCGCTCGATCCCGGCGGCAGTTCTGCGGCCCACCACCAAGGCCGTCGATGCCGCGCTGCTGTTGGCCAAGGCGCTGACCCCAGAGCCGATGCGCCCGGGTTGGTCCGATGCGTTGCGGTTGTCACGCTCGGTGTTGCCGCATCGGCGTTTGACCGATATCGATCAACGGCTCGCCGATGCCGCGGCTCGCCCGGTGATCGCTCCCGAGACCATCGTCTGTGATCACGGGAAAGCGTTTCTCTCCAAGACATTTGAGCAGGCGTGCTGCTCACTGGGCATCAACCTGCAACCCGCTCATCCGGATCAGCCCACCGACAAACCGAAGGTGGAACGCACCCTGCAGTCGGTGGGTACATTGTTCGCCCAGTATGTCGCCGGGTATGTCGGTTCCAGCGTGGAACGTCGCGGCAAGAACGCCGACCAGGACGCAGTGTGGTCGCTGGTGGAACTGCAGGCGTTGCTCGATGAGTGGCTCGTCGCGGTGTGGCAGAACCGTCCCCACGACGGACTACGTGACCCGGTGACCCCGGGCAAAGCGCTGACGCCGAACGAGAAGTTCGCGGCCCTGGTCGAAGTCGCTGGTTACGTCCCGGTGCCTCTGAGCGCTGATGCTTACATCGAGTTGTTGCCCGCGACGTGGCGCACCATCGGCTCAGCGGGTATCCGGGTCAATCACCGGACCTACGATGCCCGGGCATTGAACCCGTACCGGCGAGTCGACTCTGGGGTTCGTTCCCGCAACGGCCGGTGGGAGGTTCATTACGACCCCTATGACGTCTCTCAGATTTGGGTTCGCAATCACCACGACGACGGTTGGATCACCGCGACCTGGACCCACATGCGCACCGCTGCAGTGCCGTTCGGGGACACCGTGTGGAAACAGGCCCAAGCGATCGTCGCCGAAAGGGGCGCAGATCCGGTGACCGAAGCCGAGATCGCGGCGGCGGCCGACGCCCTGCTGGACCGTGCCGAACGCGGCCCCGACACCCAGCAGGACCCGCCAGCAGCTCGACGCGCAGCCGCCAGGGCCCGATCCATCCCCGAGCCGTCCTGGCCACACCCCAGTGTCGAGGGCACCAACCAGAACCAGGAACCGTCTGAGGTGAGCACCGACAGGCCAGCGAACTCCGACGATGACGATCTTGCTGATGTCATCCCGTTGCCGGTGTTCGACGCACGTAAGGAGGCCGAGCAGTGGCATTGGTGA
- a CDS encoding cation-translocating P-type ATPase, which translates to MSDACGCGSDEPRSAEEQEREPERLWQITELQFAALSGVLLLAALIANLVGAADPVVLTLEAAALLAGAYTFVPSTLGRLAKGKIGVGTLMTIAAVGAVLLGEVGEAAMLAFLFSISEGLEEYSLARTRRGLRALLSLVPDEATVRRDGTETTIAPTELRIGDLMVVKPGERVATDGIITRGRTALDLSAITGESVPVEAGPGDEVFAGSINGAGALEVEVSTTAEDNSLARIVRIVEAEQSRKGAAQRLADRIAKPLVPAVMIAAALIAVAGSLLGDPATWIERALVVLVAASPCALAISVPVTVVAAIGAASKLGALVKGGAALEALGRIRGVALDKTGTLTANRPTVIEVATTPDVTPEHVLDLAAAVEARSEHPLAAAILAAAGTVTPAADVEAVTGAGLTGHRDGHRIRLGRPGWLDRGPLTAEVTRMQQAGATAVLVEDNGQVIGAIAVRDELRPEATEVITQLRRDGYQVAMLTGDNHATAAALAREVGIDTVHADLRPEDKARLIEQLRTQRPTAMVGDGVNDAPALATADLGIAMGAMGTDVAIETADVALMGEDLRHLPQTFTHARRARRIMLQNVGLSLGLIIVLMPLALFGVLGLAAVVLVHELAEIVVIANGVRAGRTTALTALTAQRSTNLATATAVGAPS; encoded by the coding sequence ATGAGCGATGCCTGTGGCTGCGGCAGCGACGAACCCCGCAGCGCCGAGGAGCAGGAGCGTGAACCCGAACGGCTCTGGCAGATCACAGAATTGCAGTTCGCCGCGCTCTCCGGGGTACTGCTGCTGGCGGCGTTGATCGCCAACCTGGTCGGCGCCGCCGACCCGGTGGTGCTCACGTTGGAGGCAGCGGCGCTGCTGGCCGGCGCCTATACCTTCGTGCCGTCCACCCTGGGGCGGCTGGCCAAGGGCAAGATCGGGGTCGGCACGCTGATGACCATCGCCGCCGTGGGCGCGGTGCTGCTCGGCGAGGTCGGTGAGGCCGCGATGCTGGCGTTCCTGTTCTCCATCAGCGAAGGCCTGGAGGAATACTCGCTGGCCCGCACCCGCCGCGGACTGCGCGCACTACTGTCGCTGGTGCCCGATGAGGCCACCGTTCGCCGCGACGGCACCGAAACAACCATCGCGCCAACAGAATTGCGCATCGGTGACCTCATGGTCGTCAAACCCGGAGAACGAGTCGCCACTGACGGCATCATCACCCGGGGCCGCACCGCCCTGGACCTCTCGGCCATCACCGGCGAATCAGTGCCCGTTGAAGCCGGCCCCGGTGATGAGGTGTTCGCCGGGTCGATCAACGGAGCCGGCGCCCTCGAAGTAGAAGTCAGCACCACCGCCGAGGACAATTCCCTGGCCCGCATCGTGCGCATCGTGGAAGCCGAGCAGTCCCGCAAGGGCGCCGCCCAACGTTTGGCTGACCGCATCGCCAAACCCCTGGTCCCCGCCGTGATGATCGCCGCCGCCCTGATCGCCGTCGCGGGGAGCCTGCTCGGTGACCCCGCCACCTGGATCGAACGCGCTCTGGTGGTGCTGGTCGCCGCCTCGCCCTGTGCTCTGGCGATTTCGGTACCGGTCACGGTCGTCGCCGCCATCGGCGCCGCCAGCAAGCTGGGCGCCCTGGTCAAAGGTGGCGCCGCGCTGGAAGCGCTGGGCAGGATCCGTGGGGTCGCCCTGGATAAGACCGGTACCCTCACCGCCAACCGGCCCACCGTCATCGAGGTGGCCACCACCCCCGACGTCACCCCCGAGCACGTCCTGGACCTCGCGGCCGCCGTAGAGGCCCGCAGTGAACACCCCCTGGCCGCGGCGATCCTGGCCGCCGCCGGCACCGTCACCCCCGCCGCCGACGTCGAGGCAGTCACCGGCGCCGGACTCACCGGCCACCGCGACGGGCACCGCATCCGGCTGGGCCGCCCCGGCTGGCTCGACCGAGGTCCGCTCACCGCCGAGGTCACCCGGATGCAGCAGGCCGGAGCCACCGCCGTCCTGGTCGAAGACAACGGACAGGTGATCGGTGCCATCGCCGTGCGTGACGAATTGCGGCCCGAGGCAACCGAAGTCATCACCCAGCTGCGCCGCGACGGCTACCAGGTGGCGATGCTCACCGGCGACAACCACGCCACCGCGGCCGCCCTGGCCCGCGAAGTCGGCATCGACACCGTGCACGCCGATCTGCGCCCCGAAGACAAAGCCCGACTGATCGAACAGCTCCGCACCCAGCGCCCCACCGCGATGGTCGGCGATGGCGTCAACGACGCCCCCGCACTGGCTACCGCCGACCTCGGCATCGCGATGGGCGCCATGGGCACCGACGTCGCCATCGAAACCGCCGACGTCGCACTCATGGGTGAAGACCTACGCCACCTGCCACAAACATTCACCCATGCCCGCCGCGCCCGACGGATCATGCTGCAAAACGTCGGCCTATCCCTCGGACTGATCATTGTGCTGATGCCGCTGGCTTTGTTCGGGGTGCTCGGGTTGGCCGCCGTCGTGCTCGTCCATGAACTCGCCGAAATCGTGGTCATCGCCAACGGTGTGCGCGCCGGCCGCACCACAGCACTGACCGCACTCACCGCACAGCGGTCAACCAACCTAGCCACCGCGACCGCAGTGGGTGCCCCGTCGTGA
- a CDS encoding YafY family protein yields MRRPRAKVLAVSREDQLAPIDEALASMFVIDSQPRSEATVALIPEAIAARRVVRSSYTAKDGETNTTRNVEAMGLLRGGVARLLVGWCRQRGSIRGFQLDRIRHLEITDEVFRERDPVSPG; encoded by the coding sequence GTGCGGCGGCCGCGGGCCAAGGTACTCGCGGTCAGCCGCGAGGACCAGCTCGCGCCCATCGACGAGGCGTTGGCGTCGATGTTCGTCATCGATTCCCAGCCGCGGTCCGAGGCGACGGTCGCGCTGATTCCGGAGGCCATCGCCGCGCGCCGCGTCGTACGGTCGAGCTATACCGCCAAGGATGGCGAAACCAACACCACCCGGAACGTCGAGGCAATGGGTCTGCTGCGCGGGGGTGTTGCGCGGTTGCTCGTCGGATGGTGTCGACAGCGCGGGAGCATCCGCGGATTCCAGCTTGACCGCATTCGACATTTGGAGATCACCGACGAGGTGTTTCGCGAACGCGATCCGGTCAGTCCTGGATGA
- a CDS encoding type II toxin-antitoxin system Phd/YefM family antitoxin, giving the protein MDTTVTSTEAKNRLNALLAEVERTGKAVTITNHGRPVAKLVPVEPVPRKFGQLPNLLVPKDFDEPLPDSELARWESAEP; this is encoded by the coding sequence GTGGATACAACGGTGACAAGTACGGAGGCCAAGAATCGGCTCAACGCCCTTCTTGCTGAAGTGGAACGCACCGGCAAGGCCGTGACGATCACGAATCACGGCCGCCCCGTCGCCAAATTGGTGCCTGTCGAACCAGTGCCGCGAAAGTTCGGGCAGCTGCCAAACCTTCTGGTACCCAAGGACTTCGACGAGCCCCTGCCTGATTCGGAACTGGCTCGCTGGGAAAGTGCCGAACCGTGA
- a CDS encoding type II toxin-antitoxin system VapC family toxin — protein MLDTSTVILLGQLSDPAELPDESVISAITLAELSVGPHVANDDAERGARQQHLQQAEADFDVLPFDGDCARAFGAVAAALRASDRKPAARAYDALIAASAIAHGVPLYTCNPADFTGIPRLELRSVTHPHHR, from the coding sequence ATGCTGGACACTTCCACGGTGATCCTCTTGGGTCAGCTGTCTGACCCAGCCGAGCTTCCCGACGAATCGGTGATCAGCGCGATCACGCTGGCTGAGCTGTCCGTAGGTCCACACGTCGCCAACGACGATGCAGAGCGCGGTGCTCGGCAGCAGCACCTACAGCAGGCCGAGGCGGACTTCGACGTCCTACCGTTCGATGGAGATTGCGCCCGGGCCTTTGGAGCCGTAGCGGCGGCGCTGCGGGCGTCGGATCGAAAGCCGGCTGCGCGGGCCTACGACGCACTCATCGCGGCCAGTGCAATCGCACATGGAGTGCCGCTGTACACGTGCAACCCCGCCGACTTCACAGGAATCCCGCGACTGGAACTACGATCAGTCACACACCCGCATCACCGATAG
- a CDS encoding LLM class F420-dependent oxidoreductase: protein MTRPLRVAVQIQPGGTPDYRTWRDTVLAADDLGVDVIFGYDHFHRPALEAIVDGKPVMSDEQPDVANFEGWTALASWGEITSHAEIGLLVTGVGYRNPDLLADMARTVDHISGGRLILGLGAGWYEKDYTTYRYDFGTFGSRFDLFDESLIRIKNRLAALVPPPVRKLPILIGGTGPKRSLPAVARHADIWHAYQELDGFRRSSERVDELAATFGHSGADIERSTLWQDAHTADAFREAGVTLFQTELTADDGYDLTPLKQVLTWRDHG from the coding sequence ATGACCCGTCCCCTCCGCGTCGCCGTGCAGATCCAGCCTGGCGGCACCCCCGACTACCGCACGTGGCGCGACACCGTCCTTGCTGCCGACGACCTCGGCGTCGACGTGATCTTCGGTTACGACCATTTCCACCGTCCGGCGTTGGAGGCCATCGTCGACGGCAAGCCCGTCATGTCGGACGAGCAGCCTGACGTCGCCAACTTCGAGGGCTGGACTGCGCTCGCATCGTGGGGCGAAATCACCTCGCACGCCGAGATCGGTCTACTCGTCACCGGCGTCGGTTACCGCAACCCGGACCTGCTCGCCGACATGGCCCGCACCGTCGACCACATCAGCGGCGGCCGGCTCATCCTCGGCCTCGGCGCTGGATGGTACGAAAAAGACTACACCACTTACAGATACGACTTCGGCACGTTCGGCTCCCGATTCGACCTGTTCGACGAGAGCCTGATCCGCATCAAGAACCGGCTTGCTGCATTGGTTCCGCCGCCCGTTCGCAAGCTCCCAATCCTCATCGGGGGCACGGGGCCCAAACGCTCGCTGCCCGCGGTGGCCCGGCACGCCGACATCTGGCACGCGTACCAGGAGCTCGACGGCTTCCGGCGGTCCAGCGAAAGGGTCGACGAGTTGGCGGCGACGTTCGGTCACAGCGGCGCGGACATCGAACGTTCGACGCTGTGGCAGGACGCCCACACCGCCGATGCGTTCCGAGAGGCGGGTGTCACGTTGTTCCAGACCGAACTCACCGCCGACGACGGTTACGATCTCACACCGCTCAAGCAGGTGCTGACGTGGCGGGACCACGGCTGA
- a CDS encoding helix-turn-helix transcriptional regulator yields MTMNKRDTCLAGNTSDLDAAVALFHSLSDATRLTIVRRLADGEARVVDLIGELGLAQSTVSAHVACLRDCGLVTGRPEGRQVFYSLSRPELLDVLAAAETLLAATGNAVALCPTYGTGARGAAIDTEETRQ; encoded by the coding sequence GTGACGATGAATAAGCGGGACACCTGCCTGGCCGGCAACACGTCCGACCTCGATGCCGCGGTGGCACTGTTCCACAGTCTCTCCGATGCGACGCGGTTGACGATCGTGCGCCGCCTGGCTGACGGGGAGGCGCGAGTTGTCGATCTGATCGGTGAGCTGGGGTTGGCGCAATCCACCGTCTCCGCGCACGTGGCGTGCCTGCGGGACTGTGGGCTGGTCACCGGCCGCCCAGAAGGCCGTCAGGTGTTCTATTCCTTGTCTCGCCCCGAGCTGCTGGACGTGCTCGCTGCGGCGGAAACGCTGCTGGCGGCCACCGGCAACGCGGTGGCGTTGTGTCCCACCTATGGAACCGGCGCCCGGGGTGCGGCGATCGACACCGAGGAGACGCGGCAATGA
- a CDS encoding type II toxin-antitoxin system Phd/YefM family antitoxin has translation MDAVTVRELRNSGGDVLRRVEHGERIVITRDGTPVAELRPLPRPSAGPAELIRRRKNLPPVNPDALRRDIDNLIDPSL, from the coding sequence GTGGATGCAGTCACGGTGCGCGAATTGCGCAACAGCGGAGGAGACGTTCTGCGTCGCGTCGAGCATGGCGAGCGCATCGTCATTACTCGGGACGGGACACCTGTTGCTGAGCTACGGCCGCTACCTCGTCCGAGCGCAGGACCTGCGGAACTGATTCGTCGCCGCAAGAATCTTCCGCCGGTGAACCCGGATGCCCTCCGGCGCGACATCGACAACCTCATCGACCCGTCGCTGTGA
- a CDS encoding TniB family NTP-binding protein, with the protein MALVSPISQLEERRQPTTTLEGWRRFIDADRPEFTLLPDQDWSDLDDADRIAYNEARVAHHSELVVVTTSAIQKITNEGQLLTLLNQREIGARRGLIVSGGAATGKTTAIKQLGRFHELRIRTRYSDKTRIPVVYVTAPPKGSARKLAMEFARFLGLPPVRRMNVTDIADAVCQVLIDARTDIVVVDEIHNLNLDTRAGEELSDHLKYFTEHLPATFVYAGIDVERSGVFTGTRGRQLAGRCGVINTAAFPYGQEWRALVAAMEGTLRLHRHEPGTLVRQTKHLHQRTGGMIGSLAHLIRSAAIRAMLDHTEHIDREGLDSVLIDYAAQASAQRSAG; encoded by the coding sequence GTGGCATTGGTGAGTCCGATCAGTCAACTCGAGGAGCGCCGGCAGCCGACGACAACCCTGGAAGGGTGGCGACGGTTCATTGACGCTGACCGGCCTGAATTCACCTTGCTGCCCGACCAAGACTGGTCCGATCTCGACGATGCTGATCGGATCGCCTACAACGAGGCCAGGGTGGCCCACCATTCCGAGCTCGTCGTGGTGACCACCTCGGCGATCCAGAAGATCACCAACGAGGGTCAGCTGCTCACTTTGCTGAATCAACGCGAGATCGGCGCCCGGCGAGGGCTGATCGTCTCCGGTGGCGCAGCCACCGGAAAGACCACGGCCATCAAACAACTCGGCCGGTTCCACGAACTTCGGATCCGCACCCGTTACTCGGACAAAACCCGCATCCCTGTCGTCTACGTGACCGCTCCACCGAAGGGCTCAGCACGCAAGCTCGCAATGGAATTCGCCCGCTTCCTCGGGCTTCCACCGGTACGACGGATGAACGTCACCGATATCGCCGACGCGGTGTGCCAAGTGCTCATCGATGCGCGTACCGACATAGTGGTCGTCGACGAGATCCATAACCTCAATCTCGATACCCGTGCCGGAGAAGAACTTTCCGATCACCTCAAGTACTTCACCGAACACCTGCCCGCGACCTTCGTCTACGCCGGCATTGACGTCGAACGCTCCGGAGTGTTTACCGGTACTCGCGGCCGCCAGCTTGCCGGGCGCTGCGGTGTCATCAACACAGCGGCCTTCCCGTATGGGCAGGAGTGGCGGGCTCTGGTCGCCGCGATGGAGGGAACCCTGCGACTGCACCGACACGAGCCGGGCACGCTCGTGCGCCAGACGAAACACCTGCACCAGCGCACCGGCGGAATGATCGGAAGCCTCGCCCACCTCATCCGCTCGGCAGCCATCCGGGCAATGCTGGACCACACCGAACACATCGACCGCGAGGGCTTGGACAGCGTCCTCATCGACTACGCGGCTCAGGCCTCAGCCCAACGCAGCGCCGGATAG
- a CDS encoding type II toxin-antitoxin system VapC family toxin, which yields MNVLLDTHTLLWLASTPSDLDASALAIIADSNTNVWVTAASAWEISIKTRLGRLDGEAFLSAWADIISDMSTTELPIESPDAILAGRLPWDHKDPFDRVIVAQALRRNLTIATRDAKILDAALAPTLRT from the coding sequence GTGAACGTGCTGTTGGACACGCACACACTTCTATGGCTGGCGAGTACTCCGTCGGATCTGGACGCCTCCGCGCTGGCCATCATCGCCGACTCGAACACCAACGTGTGGGTCACCGCGGCCTCGGCTTGGGAAATCTCCATCAAGACTCGGTTGGGCCGCCTTGACGGTGAAGCATTCCTGTCGGCCTGGGCCGACATCATTTCTGATATGAGCACAACCGAATTGCCCATCGAGTCTCCCGACGCGATCCTGGCCGGCCGACTCCCCTGGGATCACAAGGATCCCTTCGATCGCGTGATCGTCGCGCAGGCTCTACGTCGAAATCTCACCATCGCGACCCGCGATGCGAAGATCCTCGACGCCGCCCTGGCTCCTACCCTGCGAACCTGA